In one Brevibacillus composti genomic region, the following are encoded:
- the pyk gene encoding pyruvate kinase: MLRKAKIVCTIGPASESVETLKRLIHAGMNVARLNFSHGSHEEHAARIASIRQACAETGKQVAILLDTKGPEIRTGVLATESVELVEGNRITLTTEEIAGTAERVSITYAELPQDVKPGDTILIDDGLIGLTVQEVQGQDIICEIKNGGTLKSKKGVNVPGVKINLPGITEKDAQDIEFGIEQGVDFIAASFVRKASDILEIREILERHHAKIDIIAKIENQEGVDNVDEILAVADGTMVARGDLGVEIPAEEVPLVQKKLIKKCNELGKPVITATQMLDSMQRNPRPTRAEASDVANAIFDGTDAIMLSGETAAGKYPVESVETMNRIALRAEQELNYREILHSQSLHKQVTITDAISQAVANAALDLDAAAVITATESGHTARMVSKYRPKAPIVAVTPHEGVMRRLALVNGVYPVLGPVANTTDEMLDLSVQQSLQAGFVRHGDLVVITAGVPVREVGTTNLIKIHVIGDIVAKGQGIGRKVVTGRAVIARSSAEALEKTEPGSILVMIGTDSEMIPAFERAAAVITEEGGLTSHASIVGLNLNVPVIVGAAKATDLIRDGQIVTVDPERGHIYTGHARVL, from the coding sequence TTGTTGCGCAAAGCGAAAATTGTTTGTACCATCGGACCCGCCAGTGAATCCGTAGAGACCTTGAAAAGACTGATCCACGCTGGAATGAACGTCGCCCGCCTCAATTTTTCCCACGGCTCCCACGAGGAGCATGCGGCGCGCATCGCCAGCATCCGCCAAGCCTGCGCGGAGACCGGCAAGCAGGTCGCGATCCTGCTCGATACCAAAGGGCCGGAGATCCGAACCGGCGTGCTCGCGACCGAATCGGTAGAACTGGTAGAGGGCAACCGGATCACGCTTACGACCGAAGAGATCGCCGGCACCGCCGAGCGCGTCTCCATCACCTACGCGGAGCTGCCGCAGGATGTAAAGCCGGGTGACACGATCTTGATCGATGACGGGCTGATCGGCCTCACCGTGCAAGAAGTGCAGGGGCAGGACATCATCTGCGAGATCAAAAACGGAGGCACCCTCAAAAGCAAAAAAGGCGTCAACGTGCCGGGCGTCAAAATCAACCTGCCCGGCATTACCGAAAAGGACGCCCAGGATATTGAGTTTGGCATCGAACAAGGCGTCGATTTTATCGCGGCCTCTTTTGTCCGCAAGGCGTCCGACATTTTGGAAATACGGGAAATCCTCGAGCGGCATCACGCCAAAATCGACATCATCGCCAAGATTGAAAACCAGGAGGGCGTCGACAACGTCGACGAAATTTTGGCCGTAGCCGACGGGACGATGGTGGCCCGCGGCGATTTGGGCGTGGAGATCCCGGCGGAAGAAGTGCCGCTGGTCCAGAAAAAGCTGATCAAAAAGTGCAATGAGCTCGGCAAGCCCGTGATCACCGCGACCCAGATGCTCGATTCGATGCAGCGCAATCCGCGGCCTACCCGCGCCGAAGCGAGCGATGTCGCCAATGCGATCTTTGACGGCACCGACGCCATCATGCTCTCCGGTGAGACGGCGGCGGGCAAATATCCGGTCGAGTCTGTCGAGACGATGAACCGGATCGCCCTCCGCGCCGAGCAGGAGCTGAACTATCGGGAGATCCTGCACAGCCAGTCGCTGCATAAGCAAGTGACGATCACCGATGCGATCAGCCAGGCTGTCGCCAATGCGGCGCTGGATCTGGATGCGGCTGCCGTCATCACCGCGACGGAGAGCGGCCATACCGCCCGGATGGTGTCCAAGTACCGGCCCAAGGCTCCGATCGTAGCCGTGACGCCGCATGAGGGCGTGATGCGCCGGCTGGCCCTGGTCAATGGCGTCTATCCAGTCCTCGGCCCCGTGGCCAATACCACAGACGAAATGCTCGACTTATCCGTTCAGCAGTCGCTGCAAGCAGGCTTTGTGCGCCACGGCGATCTCGTCGTCATCACTGCGGGCGTGCCCGTCCGCGAAGTCGGCACGACCAATCTCATCAAGATTCACGTGATCGGCGATATCGTCGCCAAGGGACAAGGGATCGGCCGAAAAGTGGTGACGGGTCGGGCCGTAATCGCCCGTTCCTCTGCGGAGGCATTGGAGAAGACGGAGCCAGGCAGCATTCTCGTCATGATTGGGACCGACTCGGAGATGATTCCGGCTTTTGAGAGAGCGGCCGCCGTCATTACCGAAGAAGGAGGACTGACGTCCCACGCCTCCATCGTGGGTCTGAACCTCAATGTGCCGGTCATCGTCGGCGCGGCGAAAGCGACCGACCTGATCAGAGACGGGCAGATCGTCACGGTAGACCCTGAGCGCGGCCATATTTATACCGGACATGCCCGCGTGCTGTAA
- the pfkA gene encoding 6-phosphofructokinase: MQKIAVLTSGGDAPGMNAAVRAAVRRAAYYGIQMYGVYHGYEGLMYGDIQEMTLGSVGDIIHRGGTILYSARSEEFKTETGQQKAIDQLNRRGIEGLIVIGGDGSFRGAQKISEKGIRTIGVPGTIDNDIPCTDFTIGFDTALNTVVDAIDKIRDTATSHERTYIIEVMGRDAGDLALWAGLAAGAESILIPEVDNDMRDIVERLEAGHRRGKKHTIIIVAEGVGSASHYAEEIKKLTGLETRVTVLGHIQRGGSPTAFDRMLASRMGAAAVDLLLEGKRDRMVGIRNNEIVDVDFQEALSQKHHLDLSIYQLARTLSI; encoded by the coding sequence ATGCAGAAAATTGCAGTTTTAACCAGCGGCGGCGACGCACCCGGAATGAATGCGGCTGTGCGCGCAGCGGTCAGGAGAGCGGCGTATTACGGCATTCAAATGTACGGAGTGTATCATGGCTACGAAGGCTTGATGTACGGCGATATACAAGAGATGACGCTGGGCTCGGTCGGGGATATCATCCACCGCGGCGGGACCATTCTCTACTCGGCCCGCAGCGAGGAATTCAAGACGGAGACCGGCCAGCAAAAAGCGATCGATCAGCTCAATCGGCGCGGCATCGAAGGGTTGATCGTAATCGGCGGGGACGGCTCTTTCCGGGGAGCCCAAAAAATTTCGGAAAAAGGCATTCGGACGATCGGCGTTCCGGGAACCATAGATAATGACATTCCCTGCACCGATTTCACCATCGGTTTTGATACCGCGCTCAATACGGTGGTGGACGCCATCGACAAGATCAGGGATACAGCCACCTCCCACGAGCGCACCTACATCATCGAGGTGATGGGGCGGGACGCCGGTGACCTGGCATTGTGGGCAGGCCTTGCAGCCGGAGCGGAGTCCATCCTCATTCCCGAGGTGGACAACGACATGCGGGATATCGTCGAGCGCCTGGAAGCGGGCCATCGGCGGGGGAAAAAGCATACGATCATCATCGTGGCGGAAGGGGTAGGCAGCGCTTCGCATTACGCCGAAGAGATCAAGAAGCTGACCGGTCTGGAGACGCGGGTCACGGTTCTGGGCCATATCCAGCGGGGCGGTTCGCCGACAGCCTTTGACCGCATGCTGGCGAGCCGCATGGGAGCGGCTGCCGTCGACTTGCTGCTGGAAGGCAAAAGGGACCGCATGGTCGGCATCCGCAACAATGAGATCGTGGATGTAGACTTCCAGGAAGCACTGTCACAAAAGCATCATCTGGACTTATCGATCTATCAATTGGCTCGCACGCTTTCGATCTAG
- the accA gene encoding acetyl-CoA carboxylase carboxyl transferase subunit alpha: protein MANELPFEKPLVELREKIKELRRFTEEKGIDFSDEVARLEQKAKDLAQQIYGNLTPWQRVQLARHPERPTTLDYISHIFTDFLEVHGDRLFGDDLAIVGGIAKLDGRPVTIVGHQKGKDTKDNIKRNFGMAHPEGYRKALRIMKQADKFGRPIICFINTSGAYPGKAAEERGQSEAIARNLLEMARLRVPVLCVVIGEGGSGGALAIGVGNRVYMLENSYYSVIAPESAAAILWRDASLAMRAAETMKITAPDLLELGVIDGIIEEPFGGAHRDVTLQAGLVRAQLLEGLKQLEQMSEEELIQDRYQKFKQIGSYASL from the coding sequence ATGGCAAACGAACTTCCCTTTGAAAAACCGCTGGTGGAGTTGCGGGAAAAAATCAAGGAGCTTCGCCGGTTTACCGAGGAAAAAGGCATCGATTTTTCCGATGAGGTCGCGCGCCTGGAGCAAAAGGCAAAAGATCTGGCGCAGCAGATCTACGGCAATCTGACGCCGTGGCAGCGGGTGCAGCTCGCGCGCCATCCGGAGAGACCCACGACGCTGGACTATATTTCTCATATTTTTACTGACTTTTTAGAAGTGCATGGTGATCGCCTGTTTGGAGATGACCTGGCGATCGTCGGCGGCATCGCCAAGCTGGATGGCCGTCCGGTTACCATCGTCGGCCATCAAAAGGGCAAAGACACCAAGGACAACATCAAGCGCAACTTCGGCATGGCTCATCCCGAAGGCTACCGCAAAGCCCTGCGCATCATGAAGCAGGCGGATAAATTCGGCCGTCCGATCATCTGCTTTATCAACACCTCGGGTGCTTATCCGGGGAAAGCGGCAGAAGAGCGGGGGCAGAGCGAAGCGATCGCGCGCAATCTGCTGGAGATGGCGAGACTCCGCGTGCCTGTCCTCTGTGTCGTCATCGGCGAAGGCGGCAGCGGCGGCGCTTTGGCGATCGGGGTAGGCAACCGCGTCTACATGCTGGAGAATTCCTATTACTCCGTGATTGCGCCGGAGAGCGCGGCAGCGATCCTCTGGAGAGACGCTAGTCTGGCGATGCGGGCGGCGGAGACGATGAAAATCACCGCGCCTGATCTCCTGGAACTGGGCGTCATCGACGGAATCATCGAGGAGCCGTTTGGCGGTGCCCACCGCGACGTCACCCTTCAGGCCGGACTCGTCCGTGCCCAGCTGCTGGAGGGACTGAAACAGTTGGAGCAGATGAGCGAGGAAGAACTGATACAGGATCGCTATCAAAAATTCAAACAGATCGGTTCCTACGCCTCCCTGTAA
- the accD gene encoding acetyl-CoA carboxylase, carboxyltransferase subunit beta, whose protein sequence is MLKDLFGKKRKFATVPSETLSRTTPAASGTVEPVTKGKEVPEGLMNKCPHCGTIHYSKDLEKNLLVCKSCQFHFSMSAPERLQSILDDGALVEEFDTDIVTANPLGFPGYLEKLEKDMEATNLKEAILTGEGLLGGQRIVIGVMDSRFRMASMGSVVGEKIARAIERAVERKLPFILFSASGGARMQEGVLSLMQMAKTSAALAQLDREGLLFVSVLTNPTYGGVSASFASLGDYNIAEPGAMIGFAGRRVIEQTIRQELPKDFQTAEFLLNHGQLDMVVHRKDMRATLMKLVEMHTIREGV, encoded by the coding sequence GTGCTTAAAGATCTCTTTGGAAAAAAACGCAAATTTGCCACAGTCCCCTCGGAGACCCTAAGTCGCACCACACCTGCCGCGAGCGGCACGGTCGAGCCTGTGACGAAGGGAAAGGAAGTTCCCGAGGGCCTGATGAATAAGTGCCCCCACTGCGGCACCATCCATTACTCCAAGGACCTGGAGAAAAACCTGCTGGTATGCAAGAGCTGCCAGTTTCATTTTTCGATGTCGGCTCCCGAGCGCCTGCAATCGATTCTGGACGACGGCGCGCTGGTGGAGGAATTCGATACCGACATCGTGACAGCCAATCCCCTGGGATTTCCGGGTTACCTGGAAAAGCTGGAAAAGGACATGGAAGCGACCAATCTCAAAGAGGCCATTCTGACGGGCGAAGGACTTTTGGGGGGACAGCGCATCGTCATCGGTGTGATGGATTCCCGTTTTCGCATGGCCAGCATGGGCTCTGTCGTCGGCGAGAAAATTGCCCGCGCCATCGAGCGTGCAGTGGAGCGCAAGCTGCCGTTTATCCTGTTCTCCGCTTCCGGCGGGGCGCGGATGCAGGAGGGCGTGCTCAGCCTGATGCAGATGGCCAAGACCAGTGCCGCATTGGCTCAGCTCGACCGGGAGGGACTTTTGTTCGTCTCCGTGCTGACCAACCCCACCTACGGCGGCGTCTCCGCCAGCTTCGCCTCGCTGGGTGACTACAATATCGCCGAGCCAGGGGCGATGATCGGCTTTGCCGGCAGACGAGTGATTGAGCAGACCATCCGCCAGGAGCTGCCGAAAGACTTTCAAACAGCCGAGTTCTTGCTGAATCACGGGCAGCTCGATATGGTCGTGCATCGCAAAGACATGCGCGCGACACTGATGAAGCTGGTCGAGATGCACACGATTCGGGAGGGAGTATAG
- a CDS encoding glutamate decarboxylase: MWTVIYIAPSEKIAERIQQRLTDEGFLAKVREAKVSKQYEILVPESEVHEVQEILGTILH, translated from the coding sequence ATGTGGACGGTCATCTATATCGCTCCCAGCGAAAAAATAGCGGAACGGATACAGCAACGATTGACAGATGAAGGATTCCTGGCAAAAGTTCGCGAGGCGAAGGTCTCCAAACAGTACGAGATACTCGTCCCCGAGAGCGAGGTACATGAAGTCCAGGAAATACTCGGCACGATCCTTCACTGA
- a CDS encoding FadR/GntR family transcriptional regulator, whose protein sequence is MLDSLQEKKVYEGILLQIHELVQEKNLRPGDKLPSERELSEQLGAGRSSVREALRALELLGLIETRRGEGTFLRHYRHNRLIDILGFFILRDYKTKKDLIEMRKVLELDAVRMACRRATAKHFEEMERILAAAEERIEQGEIPTEEDYLFHRVICRSSRNSILHRIWAPLVEYSNSVRNESLAREGRARSAVMEHRQIMEAIRAGDEEKAVERMRAHLENSKL, encoded by the coding sequence ATGCTTGATTCGTTACAGGAAAAAAAGGTATACGAAGGCATTCTCCTGCAAATCCATGAACTCGTTCAGGAGAAAAACTTGCGCCCCGGCGACAAGCTGCCGTCGGAGCGGGAGCTGTCTGAGCAGCTCGGAGCAGGCCGTTCTTCTGTACGGGAAGCGCTGCGTGCTTTGGAATTGCTCGGTCTGATCGAGACCCGCAGAGGGGAAGGCACCTTTCTCAGGCATTACCGCCACAACCGCTTAATCGATATACTCGGATTTTTTATCCTCCGCGACTACAAGACAAAAAAAGACTTGATTGAGATGCGCAAAGTGCTGGAGCTGGACGCTGTCCGGATGGCCTGCCGCAGAGCGACGGCCAAGCATTTTGAGGAGATGGAGCGGATACTGGCCGCTGCAGAGGAACGGATCGAACAGGGAGAGATCCCGACCGAAGAGGATTACCTGTTTCATCGCGTGATCTGCCGCTCCAGCCGCAATTCTATCCTGCACCGGATCTGGGCGCCGCTCGTCGAGTACAGCAATTCCGTTCGCAATGAATCGCTCGCTCGCGAGGGACGCGCCCGCTCCGCTGTCATGGAGCACAGGCAAATCATGGAAGCGATTCGTGCAGGAGACGAAGAAAAAGCGGTAGAACGGATGAGAGCGCATCTCGAAAATTCCAAGCTCTAG
- a CDS encoding NAD(P)-dependent malic enzyme, whose amino-acid sequence MSNLREEALELHRKHQGKLEAVTKVPVRNARDLSLAYSPGVAEPCKEIFDDTAKVYDYTMKGNLVAVVSDGTAVLGLGNIGPEAAMPVMEGKAVLFKSFAGVDAFPICLNTTDPEKIIETVKLLEPTFGGVNLEDIAAPACFEIEERLKKETNIPIFHDDQHGTAIVTAAGLINALRVVNKSLDEIRVVANGAGAAGIAIIKLLLSMGVKDVIMCDTKGIVYEGRTFGMNPIKEEMAKITNREKLEGTLADAIKGADVFIGVSVAGAVTQEMVKSMNRDPIIFAMANPTPEIMPDEAKAAGAAVIGTGRSDFPNQVNNVLAFPGIFRGALDTRATCINEEMKLAAVYAIADLISEEELSAEMVIPAPFDPRVAPQVAAAVAKAAMETGMARVSVDPEAIREKTARLTAISYQQV is encoded by the coding sequence GTGTCTAATTTGAGAGAGGAAGCACTGGAACTGCATCGCAAGCATCAGGGGAAACTGGAAGCTGTCACGAAAGTGCCCGTACGCAATGCGCGCGATTTGAGCCTCGCGTATTCCCCAGGGGTAGCCGAGCCCTGCAAGGAAATCTTTGATGATACGGCGAAAGTATACGACTATACCATGAAGGGGAATCTCGTGGCTGTCGTCAGCGACGGTACGGCCGTACTGGGTCTGGGCAACATCGGACCGGAAGCGGCGATGCCGGTGATGGAGGGAAAAGCCGTTCTGTTCAAGTCTTTTGCCGGAGTGGACGCATTCCCGATCTGCCTGAATACGACAGATCCCGAGAAAATCATCGAGACCGTGAAGCTGCTGGAGCCTACCTTTGGCGGGGTCAACCTGGAGGACATCGCAGCGCCTGCTTGCTTCGAGATCGAAGAGCGCCTGAAAAAAGAGACCAATATCCCGATCTTCCACGATGACCAGCACGGGACCGCGATCGTTACGGCAGCCGGCCTGATCAACGCCTTGCGCGTGGTGAACAAGAGCCTGGACGAAATTCGCGTGGTCGCCAACGGTGCGGGCGCAGCCGGCATCGCGATCATCAAGCTGCTTTTGTCCATGGGCGTGAAAGACGTGATCATGTGCGACACCAAAGGGATCGTCTACGAAGGCCGCACCTTCGGCATGAACCCGATCAAAGAAGAGATGGCCAAAATCACCAACCGCGAGAAGTTGGAAGGCACCTTGGCTGACGCGATCAAAGGGGCAGACGTATTTATCGGCGTCTCTGTCGCCGGGGCCGTTACCCAGGAGATGGTCAAATCGATGAACCGCGATCCGATCATCTTCGCGATGGCTAACCCGACTCCGGAGATCATGCCTGACGAGGCGAAAGCAGCAGGCGCAGCCGTCATCGGTACAGGCCGCTCTGACTTCCCGAACCAGGTAAACAACGTACTGGCGTTCCCGGGCATTTTCCGCGGCGCGCTGGATACGCGTGCGACCTGCATTAACGAAGAGATGAAGCTGGCAGCGGTCTACGCCATCGCCGATCTGATCTCCGAGGAGGAACTGTCCGCCGAGATGGTGATTCCGGCACCGTTTGACCCGCGTGTGGCTCCGCAGGTAGCTGCAGCCGTAGCAAAAGCGGCGATGGAGACAGGAATGGCACGGGTGTCTGTCGATCCGGAAGCCATTCGTGAAAAAACAGCCAGACTCACGGCGATCTCTTATCAACAAGTGTAA
- a CDS encoding DNA polymerase III subunit alpha encodes MTPFVHLHVHTEYSLLDGAARVEELVKRAAELNMKALAMTDHANLYAAVPFYKACKQAGIKPIIGMEVYVTEGNLQDRVRSAPPPSHLILLAENDQGYANLLRLATIANTEGAYILPRVNKEALFQHAAGLIALSGCLEGEVPRLLLSGDSEGAKAAARWYLEVYGPDRFFLELQDHGLERERRLNQRLLRLGHETGLPLVATNNVHYVYQQQHREHDILLAIGEGKTIDEENRFRYETDQYYLKSAEEMAQLFSYAPQALENTVRIAESCTWELAFGRHILPSYPLPAGAEPDRYLRELCEQGCIERYGAITPQIRERLDHELSVITRTGFTDYFLIVWDFMRFAHEQGIPTGPGRGSAAGSLVAYCLKITNVDPLRFQLLFERFLNPERVTMPDIDIDFSVERRDEVIRYVADKYGRDRVAQIITFGTMAARAAVRDTGRALGLSMALIDRVARMIPQSPGMTIDKAFQLNPDLEKLCAENAQARQLIEAARGVEGLPRHASTHAAGVVIAPEPLTAYVPLQTGSEGLMLTQFPMEDLEEIGLLKMDFLGLRNLTIIQETLRHLEKAGVGLDLETIPTDDPKTFQMLSRGETTGVFQLESAGFRHVLRDLKPTGLDDIIAVLALYRPGPMEIIPQYIRAKHRETPVEFAHPDLEPILRETHGFMIYQEQIMQISSKLAGFTLGEADILRRAVGKKKRELLAEQREKFVAGCIRQGYGEKLGHDIYDLIVRFADYGFNKAHSVAYGMISYQMAYLKANYPLAFMAALLSLSIGSQSRIAEYTEEARRLHLQVLPPDVNESEAFFTVSGDAIRFGLAAVKNVGYGAIESIVRERKNRPFRDLFDFCARVDGRLVNRRVVESLILCGALDSLPGHRSQLMVLLDEAMGKATGKRQERDADQLNLFAADSTADPVRQPAEYPEVPPFSRTQQLKEERDLLGVYLSGHPLDQYAHLFNRPEVPAIASLPELAREQTVKVVGMITQEKRIQTKKGEPMAFLQLEDKTAQVETVVFPKVYAKYAELLREEKIVVAEARIDHQDDAVKLIASRFWDASLLPKPELEPVLFVKISPQQEQDSTLHRLQRLFVEKRGTIPVVLYYEGKRQTIRLPDAFRVEVNDSFLELAREIVGPNSVIQKELPIIGGG; translated from the coding sequence ATGACCCCCTTTGTGCATTTGCATGTGCATACGGAATACAGTCTGCTGGACGGAGCGGCGCGCGTCGAGGAGCTGGTCAAGCGGGCAGCGGAGCTGAACATGAAGGCGCTCGCAATGACCGACCACGCCAATTTGTACGCGGCCGTCCCTTTTTACAAGGCGTGCAAGCAGGCAGGGATCAAGCCGATCATCGGCATGGAGGTCTACGTCACGGAGGGCAATCTGCAGGACCGGGTGAGGAGCGCACCGCCGCCCAGCCATTTGATTCTGCTGGCGGAAAATGACCAGGGCTACGCCAATCTGCTCCGGCTGGCGACCATCGCCAATACGGAGGGCGCGTACATCCTGCCGCGTGTTAATAAGGAGGCGCTCTTCCAGCATGCCGCCGGACTGATCGCGCTGAGCGGCTGCCTGGAAGGGGAGGTGCCACGCCTGTTGCTTTCGGGTGACAGCGAGGGGGCGAAAGCGGCTGCCCGCTGGTACCTGGAGGTTTATGGACCGGATCGCTTTTTTCTGGAGCTGCAGGATCACGGGCTGGAGCGGGAACGCAGGCTGAATCAGCGGCTGCTGCGGCTGGGTCACGAGACGGGTCTGCCGCTGGTTGCCACCAACAATGTCCACTACGTCTACCAGCAGCAGCACCGCGAGCATGACATCTTGCTCGCGATCGGCGAGGGCAAGACGATAGATGAAGAAAATCGCTTTCGCTATGAGACGGATCAGTATTATCTGAAAAGCGCAGAGGAGATGGCCCAGCTCTTTTCCTATGCGCCGCAGGCGTTGGAGAATACGGTCCGCATCGCGGAGAGCTGCACGTGGGAGCTCGCCTTTGGCCGGCATATTCTGCCCTCCTATCCGCTGCCGGCGGGCGCAGAGCCGGATCGTTATTTGCGGGAGCTCTGCGAGCAGGGCTGCATCGAGCGGTACGGAGCGATTACCCCACAGATCAGGGAGCGGCTGGATCACGAGCTTTCCGTCATCACGCGGACAGGCTTTACCGACTACTTTTTGATTGTCTGGGACTTTATGCGCTTTGCTCACGAACAGGGGATCCCGACCGGACCGGGACGGGGCTCGGCTGCGGGCAGTCTGGTCGCCTACTGTCTCAAAATCACCAACGTCGATCCGCTCCGCTTTCAGCTGCTTTTCGAGCGGTTCCTCAATCCTGAGCGTGTGACGATGCCCGATATCGACATCGACTTTTCCGTGGAGCGCCGCGACGAGGTGATCCGCTATGTGGCGGACAAATACGGGCGTGACCGCGTCGCGCAGATCATCACATTCGGGACGATGGCGGCCCGGGCGGCCGTCCGCGATACGGGCCGGGCGCTGGGACTGTCGATGGCGCTGATCGACCGCGTCGCCAGGATGATCCCGCAATCGCCGGGGATGACGATCGACAAGGCTTTTCAGCTGAATCCCGATCTGGAAAAGCTCTGCGCGGAGAATGCCCAGGCGCGGCAGTTGATCGAGGCCGCGAGAGGGGTGGAGGGACTTCCCCGCCACGCCTCCACGCACGCCGCCGGTGTAGTGATCGCGCCGGAGCCGCTGACCGCCTACGTGCCGCTGCAGACAGGCAGCGAAGGGCTGATGCTCACGCAATTTCCGATGGAGGATCTGGAGGAAATCGGCCTGCTGAAGATGGACTTCCTCGGCCTGCGCAACCTGACAATCATTCAGGAAACGCTGCGCCATCTGGAGAAAGCGGGCGTGGGTCTCGACCTGGAGACGATCCCGACGGACGATCCGAAGACCTTTCAGATGCTCAGCCGCGGCGAGACGACGGGCGTCTTCCAATTGGAGTCAGCCGGCTTTCGCCACGTGCTCCGCGACCTGAAGCCCACCGGACTGGACGACATCATCGCCGTGCTTGCGCTCTACCGGCCAGGACCGATGGAAATTATCCCGCAGTACATCCGGGCCAAGCACCGGGAGACGCCGGTGGAGTTCGCCCATCCCGACCTGGAGCCGATCCTCCGCGAGACCCACGGGTTTATGATCTACCAGGAGCAAATCATGCAGATCTCCTCCAAGCTGGCCGGATTCACGCTGGGCGAGGCGGATATTCTGCGGCGCGCGGTCGGCAAGAAAAAACGGGAGCTTCTGGCGGAGCAGCGGGAGAAGTTCGTCGCGGGCTGCATCCGGCAGGGCTATGGAGAGAAGCTGGGCCATGATATCTACGACCTGATCGTCCGCTTTGCCGATTACGGCTTCAACAAAGCCCACTCCGTCGCGTACGGCATGATCTCCTACCAGATGGCCTACCTGAAGGCCAACTACCCGCTTGCCTTCATGGCGGCGCTGCTCTCGCTCTCCATCGGCAGCCAGTCGCGCATCGCGGAATACACGGAGGAAGCGCGCCGCCTCCATCTGCAGGTGCTGCCGCCGGATGTGAACGAGAGCGAAGCGTTCTTTACGGTCAGCGGAGATGCCATCCGCTTTGGACTGGCCGCCGTCAAAAATGTCGGCTACGGCGCGATTGAATCGATCGTGCGCGAGCGGAAAAACCGGCCGTTTCGCGATCTGTTTGACTTTTGCGCACGGGTGGACGGCCGGCTGGTCAACAGGCGCGTGGTCGAATCCCTGATTCTCTGCGGGGCGCTGGATTCGCTGCCCGGCCATCGCAGTCAGCTGATGGTGCTGCTCGATGAAGCGATGGGCAAGGCGACGGGAAAAAGGCAGGAGCGGGACGCGGATCAGCTCAATTTGTTCGCCGCAGACAGCACAGCCGACCCGGTGCGCCAGCCGGCCGAATATCCGGAGGTGCCGCCCTTTTCCCGCACGCAGCAGCTCAAAGAAGAGCGGGATCTGCTCGGCGTCTACCTGTCCGGCCATCCGCTCGACCAGTACGCGCATCTCTTCAACCGTCCGGAGGTGCCGGCCATCGCGTCGCTGCCGGAGCTTGCGCGCGAGCAGACGGTCAAGGTCGTCGGCATGATTACGCAGGAAAAACGGATCCAGACGAAAAAAGGAGAGCCGATGGCATTTCTCCAACTGGAGGACAAAACCGCCCAAGTGGAGACGGTCGTCTTTCCAAAGGTGTACGCCAAGTATGCAGAGCTGCTCCGGGAAGAGAAAATCGTGGTGGCCGAGGCCCGCATCGATCATCAGGACGACGCCGTGAAGCTGATCGCCAGCCGCTTCTGGGACGCGTCGCTCTTGCCCAAGCCTGAGCTGGAGCCGGTGCTGTTTGTCAAAATTTCGCCGCAGCAGGAGCAGGATTCGACGCTGCACCGTTTGCAGCGCCTCTTTGTCGAAAAAAGAGGAACGATTCCCGTGGTTTTGTACTATGAGGGGAAAAGACAGACAATTCGCCTTCCGGACGCGTTTCGGGTAGAGGTAAATGATTCATTTTTGGAGCTAGCGCGAGAAATTGTGGGGCCTAACAGCGTAATTCAAAAAGAATTGCCCATAATCGGGGGAGGATGA
- a CDS encoding putative holin-like toxin, which yields MTVFEAISLMLSFGSLVVLLVTHDASKKK from the coding sequence TTGACTGTATTTGAAGCTATCAGTCTGATGCTGTCTTTCGGTTCCCTGGTCGTTCTCCTCGTCACCCATGATGCAAGCAAAAAGAAATAG
- a CDS encoding YtpI family protein: MWFATYMTGVVASLVASVYYSVTARQRGTHPLASRMILGKMNISLGVLVSLFGLNQFSFDDLDTIRIVVGLLLLFVGVMNLVLGTRNYLRYRSAWMAEMKKSS, translated from the coding sequence ATGTGGTTTGCTACCTATATGACCGGCGTGGTCGCTTCACTTGTCGCCAGCGTCTACTACAGTGTGACGGCTCGCCAGCGCGGCACCCACCCGCTCGCTTCCCGGATGATCCTGGGCAAGATGAATATATCGCTCGGGGTGCTGGTTTCGCTGTTTGGCCTGAACCAGTTCTCTTTTGACGATCTGGACACGATCCGGATCGTGGTGGGACTCTTGCTCCTTTTCGTGGGCGTGATGAATTTGGTGCTGGGGACCCGCAATTACTTGCGCTACCGCTCGGCCTGGATGGCGGAGATGAAAAAAAGCTCGTAG